GGCGCGCGCTAAGGGCGTGAAGATCCCCATGCTCACGTGAGCGCGCGATCGTCAGTGGGGCGCTTGCGGGTTCGAGGGGCGATAGCGTAATTTTCGCTCCCTTCGTGCCAAGCGGTCGAGACGCGAGCGTGCGGAGGAGTTCGATATGGAGCGAACGAGTTCAACGCCGTTGGTGGTCATCGGAAGTGGGCCGGGAGGATATGCGGCTGCCTTTCGCGCAGCAGACCTCGGACTCTCAGTGACTTTGATCGGTCAAGAGCCGACGCCTGGTGGCGTCTGTTTGCACGTCGGGTGCATTCCGTCGAAGGCCCTTTTGCACGTCGCGCGCGTGCTCGCGGAAGTGCGAGAGGCTGAGCGATGGGGGATCGCGTTCTCGACCCCACGAATTGATCTGGACCGTCTGCGAGCATGGAAGCGGAGCGTGGTGGACCGACTGACGGGCGGCCTGCGGCTGTTGGCCGAGCAACGCGGCGTGCGTTACGTGTGCGGGCGCGCGCGATTGCTGGATGCGCGGACGCTTCTGGTGGAGACCGATTCCGGTGATGTCGAGCGCGTGAGCTTTCAACAAGCGATCTTGGCGACCGGATCGCGGCCCGCAGAATTGCCGGGGATTCCCATGTCGAGTCCGCGCATCATGGATTCGACGCGCGCTCTGGAGCTGGAGGACGTGCCGCGCACGCTGCTTGTGGTGGGCGGGGGATACATTGGGCTCGAACTCGGCACGGTCTATGCCATGCTCGGCGCGCGGGTGACGCTCGTGGAGATGATGCCGGGGATTTTGCCCGGCGTGGATCGCGATCTCGCATCCGTTTTGGCTCGTCGGATCGAGTCGCTCTTTGAGGCTGTCCTCGTCAATACCGTTGTCGCGGACCTTCGAGAGGAAGCCGAGGGCGTGCGCGTGCGTTTGGAAGGCGTCGGGGGACATGCCGTTCCGCCGCCGACGGAACGCGTGTTCGAGAAGGTCCTCGTTTGCGTTGGGCGGAAGCCGAACGCGCAGGATCTCGGGCTGGAGCGCACGCGCGTGGAACGCGATGCTCGCGGTTTCGTGCAGGTGGACGCTCAGCGGCGCACGGCGGAGCCGACGATCTTCGCCATCGGCGATGTCGTGGGCGAACCGATGCTCGCGCATAAGGCCATGCATGAGGCTCGCGTGGCCGTGGAAGCGATCGTCGGACGCCAGGCGGCGTTCGCGCCGCGCGCGATCCCAGCCGTCGTCTTCACCGATCCGGAGATCGCGTGGTGCGGATTGACGGAGACGCAAGCGCGACAAGAGAATCGTCCGATCAAGGTCGCGCGCTTCCCATGGGCGGCGTCTGGGCGAGCGGTGACCTTGGATCGCCCCGAGGGGGTCACAAAACTCATCCTCGATCCGGAGAACGAGCGAATCCTCGGCGT
This portion of the Blastocatellia bacterium genome encodes:
- the lpdA gene encoding dihydrolipoyl dehydrogenase; the encoded protein is MERTSSTPLVVIGSGPGGYAAAFRAADLGLSVTLIGQEPTPGGVCLHVGCIPSKALLHVARVLAEVREAERWGIAFSTPRIDLDRLRAWKRSVVDRLTGGLRLLAEQRGVRYVCGRARLLDARTLLVETDSGDVERVSFQQAILATGSRPAELPGIPMSSPRIMDSTRALELEDVPRTLLVVGGGYIGLELGTVYAMLGARVTLVEMMPGILPGVDRDLASVLARRIESLFEAVLVNTVVADLREEAEGVRVRLEGVGGHAVPPPTERVFEKVLVCVGRKPNAQDLGLERTRVERDARGFVQVDAQRRTAEPTIFAIGDVVGEPMLAHKAMHEARVAVEAIVGRQAAFAPRAIPAVVFTDPEIAWCGLTETQARQENRPIKVARFPWAASGRAVTLDRPEGVTKLILDPENERILGVGIVGVGAGELIAEGVLAIEMGARASELERVIHPHPTLSETLMEAAEAFLGLSPHLYRRKT